A window from Planctomycetota bacterium encodes these proteins:
- a CDS encoding PEP-CTERM sorting domain-containing protein: MGRMGRSFGGRVALGLACCVVGVGGLARGDVITNIPEVTLDGYQLVYTLPIPDSATYNTNPVPYSADYRYKITGPYSRVAYYLELQQGANPLQYVYVSMDTLTGDTSRIGVPTSYTSSAPLQRIVNNMNVVSNVPGIVTGAGIATGNVEFWNSNYTAANGLPIPGASGSAYDFGDTVSAGNYGSMQIHNYGAGQTLFAMNRWGGTGGITDLGIGNRPATVDTDWTFAQNANTYTVKNLQVLVKPSASFAPSYLSDVPESSDYQIVYSLPIPQNNCRFNTTGAPYDYANPGGIVKPYDRVAYYLELQPTVGTRQWAWVSMDTFTRNPYQLGVPTTVSGGGAYYFDNVVKNMTVASNVPGVVTGTGIATGNLEFWPSNYSQNSGGRVPGENTGRFDFGDGGYSTGAGHGSMQIHNYGAGQTIIGFSDWGGNNPGSNVELGIGNRPTGEPDWTFSDSAGNYTVRNLYVLVHYAPVPTGNTAPGGFEPLGTPLNGALYWLRADQGVTASGGAVSAWNDQSGNARDFTQATAVKQPQLVPGVLNGLPVVRFDGDLTGNSGGVAPNADEVILSASTTPRTVFLVNTLAAGNVGLAGIWGQNDADSGIRRASNTTWQNPGNSNDWTNPAGSAMYVNGQAFAGNATANEGVPHILSATRGTATAWAATSLGDYFRSGSVTPRPYKGDIAEVIAFDRVLNLAERQIVENALSAKYAIPLIAGDVYAGDIPGRDYDFDVFGVGRVNATNYVIQAGAAGLGVEADFGTLGDNEWLLGGHKTPVNADLDGRWARVWYLDVTGSFDAKLIFDASDAGIETPPTIASLLYSATDAPFSFTELGVTPSFEGDRIVFSVPSNLLVSGFFTLGTVPEPATCLLLAGGLLALARRRRKA; this comes from the coding sequence ATGGGCCGGATGGGCAGATCGTTCGGTGGCCGCGTGGCGCTCGGCCTCGCGTGCTGTGTCGTTGGAGTCGGCGGTCTGGCGCGCGGCGACGTGATCACCAACATTCCCGAGGTCACGCTCGACGGTTACCAGCTCGTCTACACGCTGCCGATCCCCGATTCCGCAACCTACAATACCAACCCCGTGCCCTACTCGGCAGACTATCGCTACAAGATCACCGGCCCCTACAGCCGGGTGGCCTACTACCTCGAGCTCCAGCAGGGCGCCAACCCGCTCCAGTACGTCTACGTCTCGATGGACACACTCACCGGCGACACATCGCGCATCGGTGTGCCCACCTCCTACACCAGCTCCGCGCCGCTCCAGCGCATCGTGAACAACATGAACGTCGTCTCCAACGTCCCTGGCATCGTCACCGGCGCCGGCATCGCCACAGGCAACGTGGAGTTCTGGAACAGCAACTACACTGCCGCCAACGGCCTCCCGATCCCAGGGGCGAGCGGCAGCGCCTACGACTTCGGCGACACGGTCTCGGCGGGCAACTACGGCTCGATGCAGATTCACAACTACGGCGCCGGCCAGACCCTCTTCGCCATGAACCGCTGGGGCGGCACCGGCGGCATCACCGACCTCGGCATCGGCAACCGGCCCGCCACTGTGGACACGGACTGGACCTTTGCCCAGAACGCCAACACCTACACGGTGAAGAACCTCCAGGTGCTCGTGAAGCCGAGCGCCAGCTTCGCCCCGAGCTACCTGAGCGACGTGCCGGAATCCAGCGACTACCAGATCGTCTACTCGCTGCCCATCCCGCAGAACAACTGCCGCTTCAACACGACGGGGGCGCCCTATGACTATGCCAACCCGGGCGGCATCGTGAAGCCCTACGACCGCGTGGCCTACTACCTCGAGCTCCAGCCCACCGTCGGCACCCGCCAGTGGGCGTGGGTCTCGATGGACACCTTCACCCGCAACCCCTACCAGCTCGGCGTGCCGACCACGGTGAGCGGCGGCGGGGCCTACTACTTCGACAACGTGGTCAAGAACATGACCGTCGCGTCCAACGTCCCCGGCGTCGTCACCGGCACCGGCATCGCCACCGGCAACCTGGAGTTCTGGCCGAGCAACTACAGCCAGAACAGCGGCGGCCGCGTGCCGGGCGAGAACACGGGCCGCTTCGACTTCGGCGACGGCGGCTACAGCACGGGCGCCGGCCACGGCTCGATGCAAATCCACAACTACGGCGCCGGCCAGACCATCATCGGCTTCAGCGACTGGGGCGGGAACAACCCCGGCTCGAACGTCGAGCTCGGCATCGGCAACCGGCCTACCGGCGAGCCGGACTGGACCTTCTCCGACTCGGCCGGCAACTACACCGTGCGCAACCTCTACGTGCTCGTGCACTACGCGCCCGTGCCCACGGGCAACACGGCGCCCGGCGGCTTCGAGCCCCTCGGCACCCCGCTGAACGGCGCCCTCTACTGGCTACGGGCAGACCAGGGCGTCACGGCGAGCGGCGGCGCCGTCTCGGCCTGGAACGACCAGAGCGGCAACGCCCGCGACTTCACGCAGGCCACCGCCGTCAAGCAGCCCCAGCTCGTGCCCGGCGTGCTCAACGGCCTGCCCGTCGTGCGCTTCGACGGCGACCTCACCGGCAACAGCGGCGGCGTGGCCCCCAACGCCGACGAAGTGATCCTCAGCGCCAGCACCACCCCGCGAACCGTCTTCCTCGTCAACACGCTCGCCGCGGGCAACGTGGGCCTCGCCGGCATCTGGGGCCAGAACGACGCCGACAGCGGCATCCGCAGGGCCAGCAACACCACCTGGCAGAATCCCGGCAACAGCAACGACTGGACGAACCCCGCCGGCAGCGCCATGTACGTGAATGGGCAGGCGTTCGCAGGAAACGCCACGGCCAACGAAGGCGTGCCCCACATCCTATCGGCCACCCGCGGCACCGCCACCGCCTGGGCCGCCACGAGCCTCGGCGACTACTTCCGCTCCGGCTCCGTCACGCCACGGCCCTACAAAGGCGACATCGCCGAGGTCATCGCCTTCGACCGCGTGCTCAACCTGGCCGAACGCCAGATCGTCGAGAACGCCCTTAGCGCCAAGTACGCCATCCCGCTCATCGCCGGGGACGTCTACGCCGGCGACATTCCCGGCCGCGACTACGACTTCGACGTGTTCGGGGTCGGGCGCGTGAACGCGACCAACTATGTCATCCAGGCCGGCGCGGCCGGCCTCGGCGTCGAGGCCGACTTCGGCACCCTCGGCGACAACGAGTGGCTGCTCGGCGGCCACAAGACCCCGGTCAATGCCGACCTCGACGGCCGCTGGGCCCGCGTGTGGTATCTCGACGTGACGGGATCCTTCGACGCCAAGCTCATCTTCGATGCCAGCGACGCCGGGATCGAGACCCCACCCACCATCGCCAGCCTGCTCTACAGCGCCACCGATGCCCCCTTCTCCTTCACCGAACTGGGCGTCACCCCCAGCTTCGAGGGCGACCGCATCGTCTTCAGCGTCCCGAGCAACCTGCTGGTCAGCGGCTTCTTCACCCTGGGCACCGTGCCCGAGCCGGCCACCTGCCTCCTCCTGGCCGGCGGCCTCCTCGCCCTTGCCCGCCGGCGCCGGAAGGCCTGA